In Chitinophaga nivalis, a single genomic region encodes these proteins:
- a CDS encoding RNA polymerase sigma-70 factor, with the protein MDYKQAADMELWQCCQQDDMRAYNELFSRYYPRMFHLASSYIDDMMKAEELCMDQLFNLWVKRRQINITSNFSHYLFRSIRNLVITHLRRNIPMDASLDKILEEHQLDRPTDYRLLSEEAEQAYRTSLNELSPQRRQVFILSREENLTYSEIAQRMNLSVNTVENYMVAALNSLRKNMKEYVPSAMIPLLFLRDFL; encoded by the coding sequence ATGGATTATAAGCAAGCTGCTGATATGGAGTTATGGCAATGTTGTCAGCAAGACGACATGCGCGCCTATAATGAGTTGTTCAGCAGGTATTATCCAAGAATGTTCCACCTTGCTTCTTCCTACATAGATGATATGATGAAAGCCGAGGAACTGTGTATGGACCAGTTATTCAACCTTTGGGTAAAACGCCGGCAAATAAATATTACCAGTAATTTTTCCCATTATCTTTTCCGTTCTATCCGCAATCTGGTTATTACCCATTTGCGCAGGAATATTCCGATGGATGCCAGTCTCGATAAAATACTGGAAGAACATCAGTTGGACAGACCAACAGATTACCGCCTTTTGTCCGAAGAAGCCGAACAGGCATACCGGACGTCCTTAAATGAACTAAGTCCGCAACGGCGCCAGGTTTTTATATTAAGCCGGGAAGAAAACCTGACCTATTCCGAAATAGCCCAGCGGATGAACCTTTCTGTCAATACGGTTGAAAACTATATGGTGGCCGCATTGAACAGCCTGCGTAAGAACATGAAAGAATATGTTCCTTCTGCGATGATTCCTCTTTTATTCCTGCGTGATTTCCTGTAA
- the rhuM gene encoding virulence protein RhuM/Fic/DOC family protein: MENNQIIIYQTPDGTTAIDVVIDQDTVWLSQKQMIELFQSSRQNISLHINNIFNEGELEKNATVKESLTVQYEGKRTVKRKLEQYSLDVIISVGYRVKSIRGTQFRIWANKILKEFLTQGYALNEKRLQEQNQQFEALKQTIRLMGKVTGASEVSSDEANGLLKVITDYTYALDVLDKYDHRSLTIEAIHTQQAFTATYADAMGAIRGLRDKFGGSRLFGNEKDESFRSSMAAIYQTFDGKELYPSVEEKAAQLLYFVVKNHSFSDGNKRIAAFLFVWFLEKNNMLYREDGGKRIADNALVAITLMIAESNPVEMDIMAQVVVNLINGYN; this comes from the coding sequence ATGGAAAATAATCAGATTATTATTTATCAGACACCGGATGGGACTACGGCTATTGATGTAGTTATAGACCAGGACACTGTTTGGCTGTCCCAAAAACAAATGATTGAATTGTTTCAAAGCAGCAGGCAGAATATTAGCTTGCATATTAATAATATATTCAATGAAGGTGAGCTTGAGAAAAATGCAACTGTCAAGGAATCCTTGACAGTTCAATATGAGGGGAAAAGAACGGTTAAACGTAAGTTGGAACAATACTCTTTAGATGTAATAATATCGGTAGGTTATCGGGTTAAATCCATCCGCGGCACTCAATTCCGTATCTGGGCAAACAAAATCCTGAAGGAATTCCTGACGCAAGGCTACGCCCTGAACGAAAAACGGCTGCAGGAACAAAACCAGCAATTTGAAGCCCTGAAACAAACCATACGATTAATGGGTAAGGTGACGGGTGCCAGTGAAGTATCTTCTGACGAAGCCAATGGCCTGTTAAAAGTCATTACCGATTATACCTATGCATTGGATGTATTGGATAAGTATGATCATCGGAGTTTAACTATCGAGGCAATTCACACGCAGCAGGCTTTTACGGCTACTTATGCGGATGCGATGGGCGCGATCCGGGGCCTAAGAGATAAATTTGGAGGTAGCCGTTTATTCGGTAATGAAAAGGATGAATCGTTCAGAAGCTCCATGGCAGCCATTTATCAGACATTTGACGGAAAAGAACTATATCCCAGTGTGGAAGAAAAAGCAGCACAGCTGTTGTATTTCGTTGTAAAAAATCATTCTTTTTCAGATGGGAATAAACGGATTGCGGCTTTCTTGTTTGTGTGGTTTCTGGAGAAGAATAATATGCTTTACCGGGAAGATGGCGGAAAACGTATTGCTGATAATGCTTTGGTGGCCATTACCCTGATGATTGCGGAGAGTAATCCGGTTGAAATGGATATTATGGCGCAGGTAGTGGTGAATCTTATCAATGGCTATAACTAA
- a CDS encoding TonB-dependent receptor has product MQKKVYLLRFSKWLLCLQLLLTAGVLQAQSVLDKSVVITERTMTIQQLFRIIESETGAQLSYGTAVTSLLTQSVTLDTKKRTLRELLISLKSVGLSYVLNGNFVVIKQEEQAVKPQTGTLSGEMLDELNGDPLPGATVKLAGKVVVTGMDGSFLIKLPAGNYTAEISYIGYGTKEVRDILITAGATFQLKSALKRNKGQLAGVVVKGIAGKETTNVLYLRQKNASEITNGISAEQISRTPDKHIGESLKRISGLSTVDNKYVIVRGIGERYNAAMLDGIALPSTEAQSRNFSFDLIPSNLVDNVIVSKSVTPDMTVNFGGGLIQINTKDIPERNFTSFSAGISYNDQATGKDFFSRKKGKYDFLGFDDGHRGDFPADLQHTARGVFPHIGKSDDEYNEAVTAQSRKFNNHDNFTTYRNTASPSQNYQLSLGRLIPLDSTGKNKMGITGSLSYRNTQSINLYEDLHRGKWLNEYNNAGGAYGYNTTWGALLNIGWQTGNNRFSFRNTYTRVFDNTLVRTKGFEQDVAIEDVNKLPPGLRETDDPVFMDLLQHKLSGLHQAGKVKIEWNLARTSIQRKEKDVIFTQAGAERLGGKYDYFYFAGSTTEVLERPMSRSNYRNSESHYNWNVAASIPFTLGKVAGIFKTGYAGNSKRAHFDWRIVALTIDRRYYDATFRYLPVGQWGEAEHIGPKGYVYSVNPWYKDAYEGKSQAHAGFVMFDNRLGDKLRLVWGLRAEYFAYTEVSNPTNTKLNIFKLQEEVPWQWMPSANFTYSPTRDINLRTSWSRSVVRPESMDNSQFQRYNPYLDGDYMNAGLKATPITSYDVKAEWFPGAGEVISAGVFYKYFERPVEVIVNVGTGNLAYTLRNSDWAKVYGLELEARKNLRFIAPAKWLENIYLYSNLTLQKSLVQSNYEIRDAVTNEEKLLSYQQKRSLYGQVPFLLNAGLLYTGKRIGFNVVYNKSGYKTNIVSENPSLMEFEMPREQLDLQISYKLFNNKLETRFNAGNILNTAFQFYRNKFYDIKPGFDPKNYPNGYEWNDRFQYEEGFNDEYQEGDLRTFTQRSGRTFSFTITYHL; this is encoded by the coding sequence ATGCAAAAAAAGGTTTACTTATTACGATTTTCGAAATGGCTTTTATGTCTGCAGTTGCTGCTAACAGCCGGTGTATTACAGGCCCAGTCCGTGTTGGATAAAAGCGTGGTGATCACAGAACGGACGATGACCATCCAACAGTTGTTCCGTATTATAGAAAGCGAAACAGGGGCACAGCTATCCTATGGTACTGCTGTAACCTCCCTGCTTACCCAATCGGTTACGCTGGATACAAAAAAACGTACGTTGCGTGAACTGCTGATATCCCTTAAAAGTGTCGGATTATCCTATGTGTTGAATGGGAATTTTGTTGTCATCAAACAGGAAGAACAAGCGGTAAAACCACAAACAGGTACGCTGTCGGGTGAAATGCTGGATGAACTAAACGGAGACCCGTTGCCGGGAGCAACCGTGAAGCTGGCGGGTAAAGTGGTGGTAACCGGTATGGATGGCTCTTTTCTGATAAAACTACCAGCGGGTAATTATACCGCGGAAATCAGTTACATCGGCTATGGTACCAAAGAAGTCCGGGATATCCTGATTACAGCCGGTGCCACTTTTCAATTGAAATCTGCCCTGAAAAGAAATAAGGGACAGCTGGCAGGCGTGGTGGTAAAGGGAATTGCCGGAAAAGAAACCACCAACGTCTTATACCTGCGACAGAAAAACGCTTCGGAAATTACGAACGGGATCAGTGCAGAACAGATTTCGCGCACACCGGACAAGCATATCGGGGAAAGTCTGAAACGCATCAGTGGCCTGAGTACAGTGGATAACAAATATGTGATTGTAAGAGGTATTGGAGAACGTTATAACGCTGCCATGCTGGATGGTATTGCATTGCCCAGTACAGAAGCACAAAGCCGCAACTTTTCCTTTGATCTGATTCCTTCCAACCTGGTGGATAATGTTATTGTTAGCAAGAGTGTTACGCCGGATATGACTGTGAATTTTGGAGGCGGGTTAATACAAATCAATACCAAAGATATTCCGGAACGCAACTTTACCAGTTTTTCGGCAGGTATCAGTTATAATGATCAGGCTACAGGGAAAGATTTCTTTAGCAGGAAAAAAGGTAAATATGACTTCCTGGGATTTGATGATGGCCACCGGGGCGATTTTCCGGCAGATCTCCAGCATACAGCCCGTGGCGTATTTCCCCACATAGGAAAATCAGATGACGAATATAATGAGGCAGTTACTGCACAAAGCAGAAAATTCAATAACCACGATAACTTCACTACCTATCGTAATACTGCCAGTCCTTCACAAAACTACCAGTTGTCACTGGGCCGGTTGATTCCCCTGGATAGTACCGGTAAAAATAAAATGGGTATTACCGGTTCACTCAGTTATCGTAATACACAAAGTATTAACCTGTATGAGGATTTGCACCGGGGGAAGTGGTTGAACGAATACAATAATGCCGGTGGTGCTTATGGCTATAACACTACCTGGGGCGCCCTTCTCAACATCGGCTGGCAAACCGGAAACAATCGTTTCAGTTTCCGGAATACCTACACCCGGGTATTTGATAATACATTGGTACGTACCAAGGGATTTGAGCAGGATGTTGCTATTGAAGATGTGAATAAACTACCCCCCGGTTTGCGGGAAACGGATGATCCCGTTTTTATGGATTTATTGCAGCATAAGTTAAGTGGGTTACATCAGGCAGGTAAAGTAAAGATAGAGTGGAACCTGGCCCGTACCAGCATTCAAAGGAAAGAGAAGGATGTTATATTTACCCAGGCCGGTGCGGAGCGGCTGGGAGGAAAGTATGATTACTTCTATTTCGCTGGTAGTACAACAGAGGTATTGGAAAGACCGATGTCGCGTTCCAATTACCGCAACAGTGAAAGTCATTACAACTGGAATGTAGCTGCCAGTATTCCCTTTACACTGGGGAAAGTAGCGGGCATTTTTAAAACGGGATATGCCGGCAACAGTAAGCGGGCACACTTTGACTGGCGCATTGTAGCACTGACGATAGACAGGCGTTATTATGATGCTACTTTTCGGTATTTGCCGGTAGGACAATGGGGAGAGGCGGAGCATATTGGCCCTAAAGGTTATGTTTATTCAGTGAACCCCTGGTATAAGGATGCGTATGAAGGCAAAAGTCAGGCACATGCCGGATTTGTTATGTTTGATAATCGCCTCGGGGATAAATTGAGATTGGTATGGGGACTGCGGGCAGAATATTTTGCCTATACCGAAGTGAGTAATCCCACCAATACCAAACTGAATATCTTTAAATTACAGGAAGAAGTCCCCTGGCAATGGATGCCGTCTGCTAACTTTACGTATAGCCCAACCCGTGATATAAATCTGAGAACTTCCTGGTCAAGATCGGTGGTACGCCCTGAGTCCATGGATAATAGCCAGTTCCAACGATATAATCCTTATCTGGATGGTGATTATATGAATGCAGGGTTAAAGGCCACGCCTATTACCAGTTACGATGTGAAAGCAGAATGGTTTCCGGGAGCCGGCGAAGTGATTTCTGCCGGTGTTTTCTATAAATATTTTGAAAGACCGGTAGAGGTGATTGTGAACGTGGGTACAGGCAATCTGGCCTACACCTTGCGTAACTCTGACTGGGCGAAGGTATATGGGCTGGAATTGGAAGCGCGTAAAAATCTGCGCTTTATTGCGCCGGCCAAATGGCTGGAAAACATTTATCTGTACAGCAACCTTACCTTACAAAAGTCACTGGTACAAAGTAATTATGAAATAAGAGATGCCGTAACGAATGAAGAAAAACTCCTCAGCTATCAACAGAAAAGGTCTTTATACGGACAGGTACCTTTTTTACTGAATGCCGGCCTATTATATACGGGAAAGCGTATAGGCTTTAATGTGGTATATAATAAAAGCGGATACAAAACCAATATTGTATCTGAAAACCCTTCACTAATGGAGTTTGAAATGCCGCGTGAGCAACTGGACCTGCAAATAAGCTACAAATTGTTCAATAATAAACTGGAAACAAGATTCAATGCCGGTAATATTTTAAATACTGCTTTTCAGTTTTACAGAAATAAATTCTATGATATAAAGCCTGGGTTTGATCCTAAAAACTATCCCAACGGGTATGAATGGAATGACCGTTTTCAGTACGAGGAAGGGTTTAATGATGAATACCAGGAAGGGGACTTACGCACATTTACCCAGCGGTCAGGACGTACTTTCAGCTTTACGATAACCTACCATTTGTAA
- a CDS encoding FecR family protein, which translates to MKIEQLEKVIDRYLAGMATAAEKELLQQWFDKTAEEPVHLSAASRQRITREMWQQIRQPDMRTRAATIMARLPRHFLQYAATLLILMGVAIYLLVQNPHIDYTAADRPLAYEQVITGPGQVRTVLLSDSSKIYLSPNSTIQIPENYGLTDRTVLLAGKAFFDVKRNSGKQFTVQVGKLVTHVLGTSFEVNGFPAAAQMTVTVATGKVGVAYAGRLLSHLTPRQQLSYNHLTTQFSTTTILTPAAGSWITGKLVFQQTPLQDVCRTLEEWFNVKITIDNRARLKEHITVGFRGESLEKTLAILSQTAGFTYTVDKHNIHIH; encoded by the coding sequence ATGAAGATAGAACAACTGGAAAAGGTGATTGACCGTTACCTGGCAGGTATGGCTACTGCAGCAGAAAAAGAGCTGCTGCAGCAATGGTTTGATAAGACGGCGGAAGAACCGGTGCATTTATCTGCCGCCAGCCGCCAGCGAATTACCCGGGAAATGTGGCAGCAGATCCGTCAGCCGGATATGAGAACGCGCGCTGCTACCATAATGGCACGGCTCCCGCGTCACTTCCTGCAATACGCTGCTACCTTACTGATCCTGATGGGCGTGGCTATTTATCTGTTAGTCCAAAATCCACATATTGATTATACTGCTGCTGATCGCCCGCTGGCATATGAGCAGGTCATCACCGGTCCTGGCCAGGTGAGAACCGTGTTACTATCTGATAGCTCTAAAATATATCTCTCTCCCAACTCCACTATACAGATTCCTGAAAATTATGGCCTGACGGATAGAACGGTGCTGCTGGCAGGAAAAGCCTTCTTTGATGTAAAGAGAAATTCCGGAAAACAGTTTACCGTTCAGGTAGGAAAATTAGTGACGCATGTACTGGGAACTTCTTTTGAAGTAAATGGATTTCCGGCTGCTGCACAAATGACCGTAACAGTAGCTACCGGTAAGGTAGGCGTGGCGTATGCCGGACGTTTGCTCAGCCACCTGACACCGCGGCAACAACTTTCCTATAATCATCTCACAACGCAGTTTAGTACCACCACCATCCTTACACCGGCTGCCGGCAGCTGGATCACCGGTAAATTGGTGTTTCAGCAAACCCCGTTGCAAGATGTGTGTCGAACGCTGGAAGAATGGTTTAATGTAAAGATTACGATTGATAACCGGGCCCGGTTAAAAGAGCACATCACCGTTGGATTCAGGGGGGAATCTCTGGAGAAAACACTCGCTATCCTGTCACAGACAGCCGGCTTTACCTATACTGTTGATAAGCATAACATCCATATACATTAA
- a CDS encoding RNA polymerase sigma factor, giving the protein MSLLSDTALLERIRQDDVQAFKILYDRFWESLFLFAMKRLKNEADAKDVVQEMLIRLWVRRHTLNIETTLGAYLASAAHYEVLRAISGAIKDAQRRENIATRILPGFASLLDPVQLKELESLLEREVDKLPLRMQQVYRLSREEELSIPEIAARLGVAERTVRNQLNTALHKLHYGLKEAYILSILLC; this is encoded by the coding sequence ATGTCCCTGCTTTCAGACACCGCTTTACTGGAGCGTATCCGGCAAGATGATGTACAGGCATTTAAAATACTGTATGATCGTTTCTGGGAGTCCTTGTTCCTGTTTGCGATGAAAAGGCTGAAGAATGAAGCAGATGCTAAAGATGTTGTACAGGAAATGCTGATCCGGCTTTGGGTCCGAAGGCATACACTAAATATTGAAACTACATTAGGCGCATATCTTGCCAGTGCTGCACATTATGAAGTACTGCGTGCCATCTCCGGCGCGATTAAAGATGCTCAACGCCGGGAAAATATAGCCACCCGGATACTACCAGGATTTGCCTCCCTGCTGGATCCTGTACAGCTCAAAGAACTGGAAAGTCTGCTGGAGCGGGAGGTAGACAAGCTACCATTGAGAATGCAGCAGGTATACCGTTTAAGCCGGGAGGAAGAATTATCTATTCCTGAAATTGCTGCCCGCCTGGGAGTGGCAGAACGCACAGTCCGCAATCAGCTCAATACGGCCTTACATAAGCTGCATTATGGTCTTAAAGAAGCTTATATCCTTTCTATCCTGCTTTGTTGA
- a CDS encoding SusD/RagB family nutrient-binding outer membrane lipoprotein, whose translation MKQLSYILILFTCWAGIQLTSCTKFSDSINRNPNQPDTFSNPKLLTFAIQRLDTTTATPYGLLYAQQLSEKIYTDASRYINISFEFSSVYADALMNLNLILKTPRFNEEEGAANNQLAVARILRAYFFWYITDRWGDVPYKEALQGRAKIDPAYDRQQDIYADLFKELPAAAAQLRPDRPAKGDILYYGDTEKWKRLAGTIHALMALRLSKVDPAWGKREFEAALKTGIFTSNADNVIFRHLSETAYQNYWYYVYTVQGRRWYCISKPLVDYMKPLGDPRLPVFAAKNGSDDYVGMPYGLEGKDAQNIAADAVSFQGTEIRKQNSINYLVTYAQVLLAKAEAIKLGWIPGGDAAARQAYEEAIAASLNQWTGTTTGLDAYIARPEVAYNPAAALKQIGYQRWVHLYMNGYEAWAEWRRTGYPVLTPAPDNGNIPIPRRQGYPLSEHNINTANVNAAISAQPGLQGKDDLTGRVWWDVQR comes from the coding sequence ATGAAACAGTTATCATATATCCTGATTTTATTTACCTGCTGGGCAGGCATACAGCTGACCAGCTGTACCAAATTTTCGGATAGCATCAATAGAAATCCCAATCAACCTGATACGTTCTCCAATCCGAAGTTGCTGACCTTTGCTATTCAACGGCTGGATACGACTACGGCCACGCCTTACGGGTTATTGTACGCACAACAGCTCTCCGAAAAAATATATACAGATGCTTCCCGCTATATTAATATCTCTTTTGAATTTTCTTCTGTGTATGCAGATGCACTGATGAACCTGAACCTGATTCTTAAAACGCCCCGCTTTAATGAAGAGGAGGGAGCCGCCAACAATCAGCTGGCAGTAGCCCGGATACTGCGGGCCTATTTTTTCTGGTATATCACTGATCGCTGGGGCGATGTGCCCTATAAAGAAGCTTTGCAGGGGCGTGCTAAAATAGATCCGGCCTATGACCGGCAACAGGATATCTACGCTGATCTGTTTAAAGAGCTGCCCGCTGCTGCTGCCCAGCTCAGGCCTGACCGGCCCGCCAAAGGAGACATCCTTTACTATGGCGATACGGAGAAATGGAAACGGCTGGCAGGCACCATACATGCGCTCATGGCGTTGCGGTTATCCAAAGTAGATCCGGCATGGGGAAAACGGGAATTTGAAGCCGCGCTCAAAACAGGCATCTTTACCAGTAATGCCGATAATGTTATTTTCCGGCATCTGTCTGAAACGGCCTACCAGAACTACTGGTATTATGTATACACCGTACAGGGCCGCCGGTGGTATTGTATCAGCAAACCGCTGGTCGATTATATGAAACCATTGGGAGATCCTCGTCTGCCGGTATTTGCGGCTAAAAATGGAAGTGATGATTATGTAGGTATGCCTTACGGACTGGAAGGAAAGGACGCACAGAATATAGCTGCAGATGCGGTTTCCTTCCAGGGTACCGAGATCCGTAAGCAAAACTCCATTAACTATCTGGTTACCTATGCACAGGTACTGCTGGCCAAAGCGGAAGCCATTAAGCTAGGCTGGATACCGGGTGGAGATGCGGCAGCCAGACAGGCATATGAAGAAGCTATTGCAGCTTCGCTGAATCAATGGACAGGTACTACTACTGGTCTGGATGCTTATATCGCGCGTCCGGAGGTGGCCTATAACCCGGCAGCGGCACTGAAACAAATCGGTTACCAGCGCTGGGTACACCTGTATATGAATGGGTATGAAGCCTGGGCCGAGTGGCGGCGTACCGGTTATCCGGTACTTACACCGGCGCCGGATAATGGTAATATACCTATTCCGCGGCGACAGGGATATCCGTTATCGGAGCATAATATCAATACGGCGAATGTGAATGCCGCTATCAGTGCGCAGCCAGGATTACAGGGTAAGGATGACCTTACCGGCCGCGTCTGGTGGGATGTACAACGGTAA